CAATTATTTTGGAAATGCAATACTTTATGATTCTATTATTACCAGCATCAGCTACATAAATATAACCTCTTTGATCAATGGCGATACCTTCCGGATACATTAAAGATACGCCATGCTCATTTGCTCCAAATTCTGTTGCAAAATTAAATTCATTATTATATTGGACCACTTTACCATTTCTATAATCCGTTATATAAATATTATTTTTTTTATCAATAGCGATATATCTTGTTCCATTAAATTCACCAGGACCACTGCCAGCAGAGCCTATACGTCTAATGAATTGACTTTTTTCATTAAAAATTTGCACTTGATGATGAAAAGTATCGGCAACATAGATATTTCCCTCTTTATCAAGAGCAATACCTCTGGGATAATAAAACTCTCCATCACCCATCCCTTCTCTGCCAAAAGCAAATAATAGGTCAAAATCTTTTGAAAATACTTGAATTCTGTTATTGCCGGTATCGGCAACATAGATATTTCCCTCTTTATCAAGAGCAATACCTCTGGGATTATCAAATTCTCCTGGTTTATTACCAGGTTGACCAAATATAGTAATTAATTGACCATCAGGAGATATTTTTTGTATCCTATGATTGTGTTGCTCTACCACAAAAATATTATTTTCGTTATCAAAAGCAATCCCTACCGGTCCATCTATTTGTACATTGCTTTTTTCATCTGGTATCATACCTAAAAAATTTCCATTATTATCAAATATTTGTATCCTATCATTTTCCCAGTCAGTAACATAAATGTTATCATCTTGGTTCAGAGCAATGCCAACCGGGTAATTAAATTCCCCTGCTTTGTTACCATATTCACCAAATGTGGCTTCAATAACATATTCACTATTATTAGCTAATACAACTTGAGGATATACAATCAGTAATATAAATATAAATAAAACAAATAAATTGCTACAATTACCCTTACTTTTATTTATGTTTGGCATAAGAATTTACCTCACTGTAATTTTTATCTACATCATTTTTTTTGATAAATGAGTCAATTCCCTTATTTTATTTTCTATTTTTAGTAGGGAATCTTTTATATATTTCACCTCTTTACGCTTATTCCTATCAAGGTATAATGGTTTACCAAAATGAATATAGATATATTGTTTTTTAAACAATGCTGGGAATTTAGCATGTGGAGGATAAATTTCAAAAGTTCCACTCAATCCCACTGGAATAATTGGTACATTAGTTTGTAAGGCTATTTTTATCAATCCTGAATTAAATTCTAAAAGTCTTCCATCTAAAGAACGCGTTCCTTCCGGGAATATACCAAGGATTTGGTCTTTTTTTAGCAAAGCTATACTTTTTCTAATAGAAGCAGGATTAATATTTTTTCTATCAACCGGAATGACTCCTATTCTTTTTAGAATAAAACCGAGGATAGGTATATCAAATACTTCCTTTTTAGCAATAAAGTATATTGGTTTTTTTACCGCAATTCCCAAAATAAATGGATCTAAATAGCTAACATGATTTGCTGCCAAAATATAAGGACCTTTATAATTAGATATATCTTCTCCCTCTATTTTTAGCGGCCAGAAAAGACAAATAACTATATGACAAATAAACCTACAAACTTTGTAAATAATCATTTATTCATTTCTTTGTTAAAAAATTTTCCCCATAATTCTTAACTAACTATTTTTTCGATAGTTCTAAAAGAGAACTGTCGTTTGATAATAGTTATCATTAAAAATCATATTTTTTATTAAATAATATCAAACCATGGTGTGCCCGAGAGGATTTGAACCTCCAATCTACGGCTCCGGAGGCCGTCGCTTTATCCAGTTAAGCCACGGGCACCTATTTTATTATTATATATAATATCATTTTTATAGGTTAAAATGCCAGGTAATTTTTTAACAATTTAGTGAATTAAGAAGAAATTTCTTAATCAAATTGATAAATTCATAGATTGTTTTGAAAAATATTTGAAGTTGTTGTTGCGATGTTTGGATAAATAGATTCAGAGAAATAGAATAGATATATTATGACTATATGATAAAAAGATATTATCAAGGTATATGTGATTTCGAATCAGATATTACTATATTTTTATTCGTATTCGCCTCGTATCATCTCTTTAATACGCATAATGGCTGAATTATTAGATCGGGCCATTTCATCTAGTTTCATTGTTATAAATTTTATAGTATCTTCTAAATTGGGAATCATTACGTATTCTAATGCATTAACTCTTCTTCTGGTTTTTTCAATTTCTTCAGTTAGTAATATTATGGTTTTATCTAATTCTGCCATTTTTATCATTAGAGGCATAATCTCATGGTATTTTTTTATGGCACTATCTAATTCAGGGCTTGTTTTAATCATACCATAAGTATATAAATTTCCTTCCTCTATGATTTTATATTTTGGTACTTTTACACTCATTATGTTTTGATGTTCAACTTTAACTTTGGTATCTCTTTGGGGAAATAAGAAAATGGAATTCAACTCATCTTCTCCCATATATAAAGTAGCAAGAAGAAATTCATTCATATATTCTCTCATCTTCTTATCAAATTCTTCTCTTGTTTTTTTATTTTCCTGAACTAGTTTTATAAATATTTGGATAAGTGCATCACGTTTATCTCTTAGTAGTTTATACCCACGCCTTGCCAGTTCTAACCTGCGTTTTAATCTTAATAACTCCATACGATTAGGATTAACAGCTAATATCATTATTAGAAAACCTCTTGATGAAATTGTAAAGTAATGAAATAATTTTTATATTCTTATTTTTTATTCTTTATTGTTTATTTCGTTTTCTTTATTATTTGATGGTTTGGGCAAATACTTATTTATGTACTCATCTTTAATTCTTTTCAATTCATTTATTGGTAATATGGCTAGCGTTTCCCATCCAATACTTAGACTTTTTTCAATATCCCTATTCTCATCTTCTCCTTGCTGGACAAAAATCTCTTCAAATTTATCAGAAAATTCAACGTATTTCTTATCTTCTTCAGTCAATGCAGCTTCACCCAATATAGTAGCTAGTTCTTTTGATTCTTTTCCTCGAGCATAAGAGGCAAAAAGTTGGTTCATAACATTAGCATGATCCTCTCGGGTTTTATTTTCTCCAATTCCCTTGTCCTTTAAACGTGATAAAGAGGGCAGGACATTTATAGGAGGATATATTCCTTTTAGATGCAATTCGCGTGCCAGGATAATCTGACCTTCTGTGATGTATCCGGTCAAATCTGGGATAGGATGTGTTTTATCATCTTCCGGCATACTAAGAATTGGCATTAGAGTAATCGAACCTTTTTTGTCTTTTATTCTTCCTGCTCTTTCGTAAAGTGTCGCTAGATCAGTATATAAATAACCAGGATATCCCCTTCTCCCCGGTACTTCTTTACGGGCTGCAGATACCTCTCTTAAAGCTTCACAATAATTAGTCATATCTGTTAAGATTACCAGTACATGCATATCCTTTTCGAAAGCCAAATATTCTGCAGTAGTAAGAGCCATTCTTGGAGTAATTATTCTTTCAATTGCTGGATCATTGGCCAGGTTAATATACATTACGCTCTTTTCTATAGCCCCTGTTCTTCTAAAATCATTAATAAAAAAGTTAGCTTCTTCAAAAGTAATGCCCATTGCTGCGAATACTACGGAAAAACCTTCTTCTTTACCTAGGACTTTTGCTTGGCGTGCAATTTGAGAAGCAACTTTAGAATGTGGTAATCCTGCACCGGAAAAGATGGGTAGCTTCTGACCTCTAACCAAAGTATTTAGAAGGTCAATAGAAGAGATTCCAGTCTGGATGAAATCATTAGGGTAATCCCGAGCATAAGGATTTAATGGACTTCCATTAATATCTAATCGTTTTTCAGCAATTATCCTAGGCCCTTGATCAATTGGCCTACCAGAGCCATCAAATATTCTCCCCAGTATATCCATAGAAACCGGTATCTCTATTACTCTTCCTAAAAAACGTACCTTAGTATTGAATACATCAATTCCTGAAGTTCCTTCAAACATTTGGACAACGGCTTTGTCTTCTGATACCTCTAGAACTTGCCCTCTTCTTTTTTCCCCATCTGATAATTCTATTTCTACTAATTCATCGTACTTAACATTAGTTATTTTGTTAACGATTATTAGTGGACCATTCACTTTAGTAATTGTAGAATATTCTTTTATCATGGTCATTCTTCCTTTCCTGACTTTTTTGACATGAGGGAATTAATCTGTTCTTTTATTTGATCTTTTATTTTCATAAACTCTTCTAATTTTTCTTCAGGTATATATTTAGCTCTAGCTATTTGATTTTTTACTGATAATTGATTTAGTTGTTCATTGGTGATATAGTCTTCCTGAATAGCTGATGTTGCCATTTTATGAAAAAAGATGATTAAATCTAACATTAAGTATTGCTTTTTCATAGAGGTATAAGTATCAATTTCATCAAAGGCGTTTTGGTGTAAGAAATCTTCTCTAATAGAACGTGCAGTATCTAGGATTAGACGCTCTCTTTTTGACAGGGCATCAATACCTACTAATCTAACTGTTTCTTCTAATTCAGATTCTTCCTGAAGAATACTCATAGCAGTTGTTCTAATATTAATAAAATCTTTACTTATTTCTTCTTGGAAATAATCACTCAATTGGTCGAGATAAAGAGAATAACTTTTTAACCAATCAATTGCCGGGAAATGCCTTTTATAAGCTAATTTATCTTGTAAACTCCAATAAACCTGTACTGTTCTAAGAGTATTCTGAGTAACTGGTTCTGATAAATCACCCCCAGGTGGAGATACTGCGCCGATAACACTTATAGTTGCTTCATGTTCTTGCGAAGACAAACATTTTACTCGACCTGACCTTTCATAGAAGCTAGCAATCCTCGTTCCTAAGTAGGCAGGATATCCTTCTTCCCCCGGCATCTCTTCCAACCTACCAGAAATTTCACGCATTGCTTCAGCCCATCTTGATGTGGAATCAGCCATTAAAGCAACATTATATCCCATATCTCGATAATACTCTGCGATAGTGATACCTGTATATACTGATGCTTCTCTAGCTGCAACAGGCATATTAGAAGTATTAGCAATCAAGACTGTTCTTTCCATTAGTGGTTTACCTGAATTAGGATCAATTAGCTCAGGAAATTCAAGTAAAACATCGGTCATTTCATTTCCTCTTTCTCCACAACCAATAAAGACTATTATTTCAGCATTACACCATTTAGAAAGTTGGTGTTGTACAACAGTTTTCCCACTGCCGAAAGGACCAGGAATACAAGCAGTACCACCCTTGGCAATAGTAAAGAATGTATCAATAACTCTTTGACCGGTAATCAGTGGTTCTTTGGGAGGTAATTTTTCTTT
This is a stretch of genomic DNA from Atribacterota bacterium. It encodes these proteins:
- a CDS encoding V-type ATP synthase subunit B, which gives rise to MIKEYSTITKVNGPLIIVNKITNVKYDELVEIELSDGEKRRGQVLEVSEDKAVVQMFEGTSGIDVFNTKVRFLGRVIEIPVSMDILGRIFDGSGRPIDQGPRIIAEKRLDINGSPLNPYARDYPNDFIQTGISSIDLLNTLVRGQKLPIFSGAGLPHSKVASQIARQAKVLGKEEGFSVVFAAMGITFEEANFFINDFRRTGAIEKSVMYINLANDPAIERIITPRMALTTAEYLAFEKDMHVLVILTDMTNYCEALREVSAARKEVPGRRGYPGYLYTDLATLYERAGRIKDKKGSITLMPILSMPEDDKTHPIPDLTGYITEGQIILARELHLKGIYPPINVLPSLSRLKDKGIGENKTREDHANVMNQLFASYARGKESKELATILGEAALTEEDKKYVEFSDKFEEIFVQQGEDENRDIEKSLSIGWETLAILPINELKRIKDEYINKYLPKPSNNKENEINNKE
- a CDS encoding lysophospholipid acyltransferase family protein, which encodes MIIYKVCRFICHIVICLFWPLKIEGEDISNYKGPYILAANHVSYLDPFILGIAVKKPIYFIAKKEVFDIPILGFILKRIGVIPVDRKNINPASIRKSIALLKKDQILGIFPEGTRSLDGRLLEFNSGLIKIALQTNVPIIPVGLSGTFEIYPPHAKFPALFKKQYIYIHFGKPLYLDRNKRKEVKYIKDSLLKIENKIRELTHLSKKMM
- a CDS encoding V-type ATP synthase subunit A codes for the protein MQENTGKIVKVSGPVVIAENLLGAKMYDVVRVSENKLIGEIIELNKNRATIQVYEETSGIGPGEPVYTTGLPLSVELGPGLIKSIYDGIQRPLDIIFQNEGAFISRGVEAHSLIRSTKWGFKPLKQNGDHVTSGDRLGVIQETSIVSHYIMVPIGMEGIIESINEGSYSVSDTIAKIKDKNGNLHEVQMLQKWPVRKIRPFKEKLPPKEPLITGQRVIDTFFTIAKGGTACIPGPFGSGKTVVQHQLSKWCNAEIIVFIGCGERGNEMTDVLLEFPELIDPNSGKPLMERTVLIANTSNMPVAAREASVYTGITIAEYYRDMGYNVALMADSTSRWAEAMREISGRLEEMPGEEGYPAYLGTRIASFYERSGRVKCLSSQEHEATISVIGAVSPPGGDLSEPVTQNTLRTVQVYWSLQDKLAYKRHFPAIDWLKSYSLYLDQLSDYFQEEISKDFINIRTTAMSILQEESELEETVRLVGIDALSKRERLILDTARSIREDFLHQNAFDEIDTYTSMKKQYLMLDLIIFFHKMATSAIQEDYITNEQLNQLSVKNQIARAKYIPEEKLEEFMKIKDQIKEQINSLMSKKSGKEE
- a CDS encoding 6-bladed beta-propeller gives rise to the protein MPNINKSKGNCSNLFVLFIFILLIVYPQVVLANNSEYVIEATFGEYGNKAGEFNYPVGIALNQDDNIYVTDWENDRIQIFDNNGNFLGMIPDEKSNVQIDGPVGIAFDNENNIFVVEQHNHRIQKISPDGQLITIFGQPGNKPGEFDNPRGIALDKEGNIYVADTGNNRIQVFSKDFDLLFAFGREGMGDGEFYYPRGIALDKEGNIYVADTFHHQVQIFNEKSQFIRRIGSAGSGPGEFNGTRYIAIDKKNNIYITDYRNGKVVQYNNEFNFATEFGANEHGVSLMYPEGIAIDQRGYIYVADAGNNRIIKYCISKIIVNKKLGIEYLENKQWNEAIQSFQKVLEEDPKDIDSMKAIAVAYFENGQLEQAIQQYSLILQEYPQDQNINLKLIDTHYTLATHYTKENRYQEALKHYKIVLENQPNYPEAKMNYYLTYIKYLYNSIFFKLIIALIILIMVIFFIFPKISSKKKRSGKHFKGRNSF
- a CDS encoding V-type ATP synthase subunit D, with the translated sequence MILAVNPNRMELLRLKRRLELARRGYKLLRDKRDALIQIFIKLVQENKKTREEFDKKMREYMNEFLLATLYMGEDELNSIFLFPQRDTKVKVEHQNIMSVKVPKYKIIEEGNLYTYGMIKTSPELDSAIKKYHEIMPLMIKMAELDKTIILLTEEIEKTRRRVNALEYVMIPNLEDTIKFITMKLDEMARSNNSAIMRIKEMIRGEYE